The genomic interval CGTTGCCCCAGACGGCGTAGTGCAGCCGCTGGTACGTCCAGACCCGGCCGGGCTCAGCCACCAGGCAATGCAGGAAGTCGTGCTCGAGCCGGGTCAGCGGCATCTCACGGTCCTTCCAGCGGACCACGCGACGGTCGACGTCCAGCCGCAGCTCGGCGACCGGTTCGGGCACCGCCCTGATCGGCGCGGGCGGCTCGGCGACCGCCACAGCTGTCGCCGTCACCGCTGTCACCGCTGTCGACGTCACCGCTGCAGGAGCGAGTGCAGCCGGAGCTGTTGGAGCCAGGGCTGTTGGAGCCAGGGCGGCCGGCGTCAGGACAGCCGGGCTCGGGCTCAAGGTGACGCCGGTCAGCTCCAGGAACGCGCGGGCCTGGTCCGCGCTCGACACCAGCAGCAGCGCGTCGGCCTCACCGAGCAGTCGCGCCAGCTGTACTCGTTCGGCCGTGGACGCGGCCACGCCGATGATCAATGACGAATCGGACGACCTCTCCCGCGACATCACAGCAAGCCCCTCCCAGTCGAACCGGCCCGCCACAAGTACGGTTCACGGCGCGAACTAAGTCAAGCGATTCGTCGCGCACCGAGCTGGCACATATGCGTCCTGTCCGAGACAGGACAAGGTCCCCCGGCAAGTCCACAGACAGCTTCTGCAGAAGGAAATCCGGCGACGCTCCCCGCGAGAGTGTGCGGAGGCCGGGCGATGCGGAGTAGTCTCCTCGCGCACGGCCACTCTGACCGCATCCACGGAGGAACAGTGCACGGTCTGGTTCGGCGGCCGCTCGTCATCTGGTTGCTCGCGGCCCTCGCAGTACCTGTGCTGCTGACGGCTGTGCTGATTCCGGCCCGGGCGGGCACCACGGAGGATGACCTTCGCGATCGCACGGTCGAGGCGCTGAAGGCCCGCGGGATCGAGACCGCGTCGGTGGATTTCGACGGCCGGGACGCGAAGATCGTCGTACCTGACAGTGTCGATCCGGCCGCCGTGCAGGAGATCGCGACCGGGGTCGAAGGGGTTCGGTCCGTTCGCATCGAGGGCGGGTCCACACCGACACCTACCCCCACTGCGACGAGCACCGAGCCGGCCGAGGAGTCCGGCGTACCGGCGTTCGAGGTCGGGCGGACGGACCAGGCGATCCGCGTGCAGGCGCCGGTGCAGAGCCAGGCGGTCAAGGACGCGATCTCCGCGGCGGTCGAGCAGTTGCTCGGCCCGGACCGTGAGTACGACGACCGCACCACGATCGACCCGGCCAACGGGATCGCCGACGCCGCCACGCTGTCCGCGCTGCTGCGGGCGCTCGCGATCGGGACGGGCGACGCCTCGGTGCGGTACGATGGGGACACGGTGACGCTGTCCGGTCAGGTGCCGGATCAGGCGACCAAGGCGACGATCGGCCGGGCCGCGGCGAAGGCTGTGCCTGGCGCGGTTCTCGCCGACCAGCTGCAGCTGCCTACGCCGACGAAGTCCGCGGTGAGCGAGCCGTGCCGCACGTTCCAGAGCCGGCTCGCGGAGTTCAGCCGGCAGTACAAGATCAACTTCCTGTCCGGTACTTCGATCGTGAACGACGCGTCGAAGCCGTCCGTGGTGCGCGCTGCCGCCGTACTGAAGTCGTGTACGACGGCGCGTGTCGAGGTGGCCGGTCACACCGACGACCTCGGCTCGCCCGCGACCAGCCTGCCGCTGTCCGAACGCCGGGCCGCGGCGGTGAAGGCGGAGCTGGTGCGGCTCGGGGTGAACCCGGACCGGATCCTGGCGAACGGGTACGGGCAGGCCTTCCCGATCGCTTCCAACGCCACCGGCGCCGGGCGGATCGCGAACCGCCGCGCCGAGCTCCGAGTAGTGCAGGGGAACTGAATGAGTTGGCTGATCGCCGAGACCTGGATCCTGCTACTGGTCGCCTTCGTCCTGGGCAGCGCGGCCGCGTGGCTCGTGCACCGGGTCGTGCGGGAGGGACGCGGATGAGCTGGCTGCTGCGACACAACTGGCTGTGGTCGCTGTTCGCGTTCGTCCTCGGCGCGGCAATCACCTGGCTGCTGCTCGACCGTCGCCGTCCCGCCGCTCCCCCGCCGCAGGAACACGTCGAAGAAGAACCGGTACTGGTCGGAGCCGCAGCAACACAGGCGGGCCCTGTGAGGCAAGCACCCCTAGCAACACGGCCGGCCCCGGTATCGCGTGCAGCCCCGACATCGCGGGCAGCTCCGGCAACGCAAGCCGCGCCGGTCGCGAAGGCCGGCCCGGTTGTGGAGACCGCCAAACCGGTCGAGGAGACCACTGCCCCGGCGGAGCCCGCCGAGCCGGTGTTCTCCCGGGTGATGGATTCGGAGCCGACGCTCTTCGACGTGGACACGGTGACGGCTCCGATTGCGCCCGGACGGTACGGCGAGGGTTCGGCCGACGCCGTACCGCATCAGGGGCCGCCGGACGGGTTCACGATCAAGGGCAACGCCCAGTCGATGCTGTTCCACACCCCTGATTCGCCGTACTACGGGCGGACCAAACCCGAGGTCTGGTTCCGCACCGAGGCCGACGCCGAGCGCGCCGGCTTCGCCAAGTACACCCGCCGCCCGCGCAAGTCCGCGGACCCCCGCGACTGACCACCAGGAGACGCAGTTGCCCCAGCTCCACGTCCCGTACGTCGTCGAGCAGGACGAGGACGGCACCTGGCTGGCCGAGGCGGCCCTCACCCCGGACGTCTTCCTCCAGGGCGAAGGCGACACCCGCGAGGCCGCCCTCGAGGACCTCCGCACCTCGATCACCCAGGCCGCAGCCGAGTCCGGCATCCCCGACCAACTCGTCGTCGACCTCCCATAACTGACCCCGCCTCAGTCCTACGATTTCGACAACACCGAGCAGCCGGAGGCGGAGTTGCAGCGCGACATCACTGTGTCCTTCCTCGTCGAGCAGGACGAGAACGGCGACTGGAGCGCCCAGGCGGCGCTCGACCCCAACTCGTTCGCGAACGGCCAGGGCGCGACCCGCGAGGCCGCGATCGAAGATCTGAAGGAAGCCGTCGTCCTGCTTGCGGTCTCCGTCGGTGTGCCCGAGCAGCTGGTGGTCACCGTCGACACCGACAGCTGATCCTTCGTGAAGGAGAACGCGATGGAACCCGAGGCGACGGAGCCGTTGGAGCCGGATCAGGTGTTCACGGCTGAGGAGTTGCTCAAGAAGCGGGATCCGCGGGACGGGGTCGCGGATGCCAACGGGGCCGTGAAGAGGCGGCCGCGATTGTGGCGTGGGGGCGGTCGGCAGGGCAAGGCACAGTCTTCCGAGCGGCACAACGAAGGCCGTCGGCGCTGACTGGAGCGTGGCTATTTGCTTGTACTGGCAAAGGGCCGTCAGACTGTGCGGAACGCCTTGCGGGACCGTCCGACCGACGGCGTCACCACATCACCGGAATCGTCCGGATCAACGCACCGCTCCTTTTAGGCACGCCCTGGTGGGGTACCTGAAATCGGTGCATGTCCAGGGCGGGTCCACACACCGTCGTCACGTGCGTGGCGGCGTGCCGTAGTACAAGCCGCAGTACCGCTAGGTTTGGAGACACCCGATGGAGGTGAGCGTGACCGACATGCTGCCGGAGCAGCACCACGGACTGACGAAGAGTGACCCGCTGTGGTTCAAGCGGGCCGTCTTCTACGAGGTCCTCGTGCGGTCCTTCAAGGACTCGAACGCCGACGGCATCGGCGACCTGCAGGGCCTGACCGAGAAACTCGACTATCTCGAGTGGCTCGGCGTGGACTGCCTCTGGTTACCGCCGTTCCAGCCCTCACCGCTGCGCGACGGCGGGTACGACATCTCCGACTACACCGGCGTGATGACGGAGGTCGGCTCGATCGCCGACTTCGCCGCGCTGATGGAGGCCGCGCACGCGCGCGGGATCCGGCTCATCGTCGACTTCGTGATGAACCACACCTCCGACCAGCACCCCTGGTTCCAGGCGTCGCGGGAGGATCCCGAAGGCCCGTACGGCGACTTCTACGTCTGGTCCGACACCGACGACAAGTACACCGACGCGCGGATCATCTTCGTCGACACCGAGCAGTCGAACTGGACCTGGGACCCGGTCCGCGGCCAGTACTTCTGGCACCGGTTCTACTCCAACCAGCCGGACCTGAACTTCGAGAACCCGGCCGTCGGCGACGCGATCCTCGAGGCGCTGAAGTTCTGGCTCGACCTCGGCGTGGACGGGTTCCGGCTGGACGCGGTGCCGTACCTGTTCGAGACCGACGGGACGAACTGCGAGAACCTCCCCCGCACCCACGAGTTCCTCAAGCGGGTCCGCAAGGAGGTCGACGCGAACTACGAGGACCGCGTCCTGCTCTGCGAGGCGAACCAGTGGCCGGCCGACGTGGTCGAGTACTTCGGCGACCGCGACTCCGGCGGCGACGAGTGCCAGATGGCGTTCCACTTCCCGGTGATGCCGCGGATCTTCATGGGCGTCCGCCGGGAGTCCCGGTTCCCGATCTCGGAGATCCTGGCCCAGACACCGGAGATCCCGGACACCTGCCAGTGGGGCATCTTCCTGCGCAACCACGACGAGCTCACCCTCGAGATGGTCAGCGACGAAGAGCGCGACTACATGTGGGGCGAGTACGCGCAGGACCCGCGGATGAAGGCGAACATCGGCATCCGCCGTCGCCTCGCGCCGCTGCTGGACAACGACACCAACAAGATGGAGTTGTTCACCGCGCTGCTGCTCAGCCTGCCCGGCTCGCCGATCCTGTACTACGGCGACGAGATCGGCATGGGCGACAACATCTGGCTGGGCGACCGCGACGGCGTCCGGACCCCGATGCAGTGGTCCCCGGACCGTAACGCCTCGTTCTCCACCGCGACGCCGGGCAAGCTCAGCCTGCCGGTGATCATGGACCCGGTCTACGGCTTCCAGGCGGTGAACGTCGAGGCCGAGATGGAGAACGCCTCGTCGCTGCTGCACTGGACCCGGCGGATGATCCAGACCCGCAAGCAGCACCCGTGTTTCGGCATGGGTACTTTTACGGATCTGGGCGGCTCCAACCCGAGCGTGCTGTCGTACGTGCGCGAGTTCGGCGACGACGTGGTGCTGTGCGTGAACAACCTGTCGAGGTTCCCGCAGCCGATCGAGCTGGATCTGCGGCAGTGGCAAGGAGTGGAACCGATCGAGTTGCTCGGCGGTGTGCACTTCCCGACGATCGGGGAGTTGCCCTACCTTCTGACCCTCGGTGCCCACGGTTTCTACTGGTTCCGGCTGGCGAAGCCGGCTGACCACGAGGAGAGCATGTAGTGAGTTCGCATCTGGACCAGGTCCAGTCCTTCTGCGCGGGCCAGAGGTGGTTCGGCGAGAAGGGACACGACGTCCGCGTCGAAGCGATGGCCACCTCGGTGTGGCTGTCGGACGAGGGCGCCTGGCCGGCGGTCCGGATCGGGTTCGTCTACTGTGCGGGTCCGCCTGGGGTGGAGACCCCGATCCGGGTGTACCAGCTCCCGCTCAGCTACCACCGCACACCGGTCGACAACCTCGGCCATGCGCTGGTCGGTGAGTGGGCGGAGCCGGATCTCGGCGACGCCGAGGTCTGGGTGTACGACGCTCTGCACGACAAGGACGCGACGCCGTACTGGCTGGACGGGCTGACGCACGGACGGCAGCTGGACGGGCTGGAGTTCCATCCCGTCCAGGCTCCGGACCACAACATCGTCGTACCGGAGGACGCGCAGTCGCTGGTCCTCACCGTCGAGCAGAGCAACACGTCGCTGGTGTTCGGCGACGTCGCGCTGCTGAAGGTGTTCCGCCGGCTCGAGCCCGGGAGCAATCCGGGTGTCGAGATCGAGTCGGCGCTCACCGAGTCCGGGTCCGAGCTGGTTCCGGAGGTGCTGGGGTCTGCGCGCGGTAGGTGGCCGCGCGCCGGCGGCGGCACCGATGCGGGTGAGCTGGCGATGATGACGGCGTTCCAGAGCAACGCCACCGACGGCTGGTCGTTCGCGACCTCGTCGGTGCGGGACCTGTACGCCGAGGCCGACCTGCACGCCGAGGAGGTCGGCGGTGATTTCGCGCCCGAGTCGCACCGGCTCGGCGCGAGCACCGCGCAGGTGCACTCGGAGCTGGCCAAGGCGCTCGGCACCGACATCTGGGAGCCGGCCAAGCTGGTGGAGCACGCGGACGCGATGCGTCGCCGGCTGCAGAAGGCCACGGCCGCGATCCCGGAGCTCGAGCCGTACGCCGAGGGTCTGACGCGCGCGTTCGACGCGCTGGCGGCGTACAACCAGCCGGTCACGGTGCAGCGGATCCACGGCGACTTCCATCTCGGACAGGTGCTGCGGACCATCGACGGCTGGAAGCTGATCGACTTCGAGGGCGAGCCGGCCAAGTCGCTGATCGAGCGCCGGGCGCTGGACACCCCGGTGAAGGACATCGCCGGGATGCTGCGCTCGTTCGACTACGCAGCCCGGTCGCTGCTGGCCGACCACCGGGGCGACCAGCAGATCGCGTATCGCGCGGCCGAGTGGGCCACCCGCAACCAGCAGGCCTTCTGCGACGGGTACGCCGAAGTCGCGGGCACCGATCCGCGCGAGCAGACCGTGCTGCTGAACTCGTTCCTCGCCGACAAGGTGATCTACGAGGTGCTGTACGAGGCCCGGAACCGGCCGACCTGGCTGCAGATCCCGCTGTCCGCGGCGGCTCAGTTGGCCGAACAGTAGTACCCCAAATCTCCGCCAAGTAATCCCAAGTCGGCTGAGATTACAGAGCGGGGCCGACGACCTAGGCGTAGACCCCGCCCACGCGACAGCCGGCAAACCCAGCCCGTCGCCGGTTGCGCTGGGTGGCTCGTCGGTGAGCGGGCGGGCGGTTGAGCTGCCGGCTCCGTTGACGAGCTTCGTGGGACGCGAGCAGGAGCTTGCTTCACTCGTGCAGCGGATGGGTGAGTCGGGGCTGGTTACGTTGACGGGCGGACCCGGTAGTGGGAAGTCTCGGCTTGCGTTCGAGGCGGCGCGGGCGGTGGAGCGCGTCGTACGGCTGGTTGAACTGGCGCCGTTGCAGCGTGAGAGTGCTGTGCTGGAAGCGATTGTGGGTGATGACGCCGGCGGACACGATCCGACCGGTGCGGCCGCGACCGCGTTGGACGGTTCGGTGCTCGTGCTCGACAACGCGGAGCATGTCGTCGAGCACACCGCGGAGATCGTCGCCGCGTTGCTCAGCCAAGCACCCGCGCTGACCATCCTCGTCACCTCCTGCGCGGCCGACGCCCAGGCGGCCGACCCGGAGCAGGTCGCCGCGACCTGTACGGCGGTCGACCGCCAAGCCACTACTCTGCTCGCCGGAACCATCACGAGCTACACCCGGACCGGCTTCGCCTGGCCCCGCTACACCGCCCGTCTCAACGCCGTACGGGCTGCGCTGGCCGGCTAGGGATTGTGTACGTCGGGACTCGGCGGGTACGGGGTGGGGCGTTGAAGGTGTTGATCGGGCAGGATGGGATTCATGGGAGAGCGCGAAGCTTTTGAGGAGCCTGTGGTGGCGGTCGAGGAGCCTGTGGTGACAGCGGTCCCGGTCGATCGGACCGAGCTGGAGAGACTCGTCGCCGGCACGTACCACGATCCTCATCGGGTGCTCGGCCCGCATCTCGGCGAGCACGGGGTGACCGTTCGCGCGCTGCGGCCGTTCGCGAAGAGCGTCACCGTGCTGTACGACGACCAGCGCCTCGACCTCCGGCACGAGCACGACGGGATCTGGGTCGGTGTGCTCGACGTCGAGAAGGTCCCGGACTACCGGCTCGAGGTGACGTACACCGACGGTCCCGCGACCGTGGTCGACGACCCGTACCGCTATCTCCCGTCGCTCGGCGAGGTCGACCTGCACCTGATCGGCGAGGGCCGGCACGAGCAGCTGTGGACCGTGCTCGGCGCCCACGTCCGCCGGTACGACGGCCCGACCGGCACCGTCACCGGGACGTCCTTC from Kribbella sp. NBC_00709 carries:
- the arfA gene encoding channel-forming protein ArfA/OmpATb yields the protein MHGLVRRPLVIWLLAALAVPVLLTAVLIPARAGTTEDDLRDRTVEALKARGIETASVDFDGRDAKIVVPDSVDPAAVQEIATGVEGVRSVRIEGGSTPTPTPTATSTEPAEESGVPAFEVGRTDQAIRVQAPVQSQAVKDAISAAVEQLLGPDREYDDRTTIDPANGIADAATLSALLRALAIGTGDASVRYDGDTVTLSGQVPDQATKATIGRAAAKAVPGAVLADQLQLPTPTKSAVSEPCRTFQSRLAEFSRQYKINFLSGTSIVNDASKPSVVRAAAVLKSCTTARVEVAGHTDDLGSPATSLPLSERRAAAVKAELVRLGVNPDRILANGYGQAFPIASNATGAGRIANRRAELRVVQGN
- a CDS encoding winged helix-turn-helix domain-containing protein, which gives rise to MIIGVAASTAERVQLARLLGEADALLLVSSADQARAFLELTGVTLSPSPAVLTPAALAPTALAPTAPAALAPAAVTSTAVTAVTATAVAVAEPPAPIRAVPEPVAELRLDVDRRVVRWKDREMPLTRLEHDFLHCLVAEPGRVWTYQRLHYAVWGNEHLGHGSHIHSVVKRLRQKLANLGATVTIHAVRGVGFHLLATT
- a CDS encoding AAA family ATPase, with product MSGRAVELPAPLTSFVGREQELASLVQRMGESGLVTLTGGPGSGKSRLAFEAARAVERVVRLVELAPLQRESAVLEAIVGDDAGGHDPTGAAATALDGSVLVLDNAEHVVEHTAEIVAALLSQAPALTILVTSCAADAQAADPEQVAATCTAVDRQATTLLAGTITSYTRTGFAWPRYTARLNAVRAALAG
- the treS gene encoding maltose alpha-D-glucosyltransferase produces the protein MEVSVTDMLPEQHHGLTKSDPLWFKRAVFYEVLVRSFKDSNADGIGDLQGLTEKLDYLEWLGVDCLWLPPFQPSPLRDGGYDISDYTGVMTEVGSIADFAALMEAAHARGIRLIVDFVMNHTSDQHPWFQASREDPEGPYGDFYVWSDTDDKYTDARIIFVDTEQSNWTWDPVRGQYFWHRFYSNQPDLNFENPAVGDAILEALKFWLDLGVDGFRLDAVPYLFETDGTNCENLPRTHEFLKRVRKEVDANYEDRVLLCEANQWPADVVEYFGDRDSGGDECQMAFHFPVMPRIFMGVRRESRFPISEILAQTPEIPDTCQWGIFLRNHDELTLEMVSDEERDYMWGEYAQDPRMKANIGIRRRLAPLLDNDTNKMELFTALLLSLPGSPILYYGDEIGMGDNIWLGDRDGVRTPMQWSPDRNASFSTATPGKLSLPVIMDPVYGFQAVNVEAEMENASSLLHWTRRMIQTRKQHPCFGMGTFTDLGGSNPSVLSYVREFGDDVVLCVNNLSRFPQPIELDLRQWQGVEPIELLGGVHFPTIGELPYLLTLGAHGFYWFRLAKPADHEESM
- a CDS encoding maltokinase N-terminal cap-like domain-containing protein encodes the protein MSSHLDQVQSFCAGQRWFGEKGHDVRVEAMATSVWLSDEGAWPAVRIGFVYCAGPPGVETPIRVYQLPLSYHRTPVDNLGHALVGEWAEPDLGDAEVWVYDALHDKDATPYWLDGLTHGRQLDGLEFHPVQAPDHNIVVPEDAQSLVLTVEQSNTSLVFGDVALLKVFRRLEPGSNPGVEIESALTESGSELVPEVLGSARGRWPRAGGGTDAGELAMMTAFQSNATDGWSFATSSVRDLYAEADLHAEEVGGDFAPESHRLGASTAQVHSELAKALGTDIWEPAKLVEHADAMRRRLQKATAAIPELEPYAEGLTRAFDALAAYNQPVTVQRIHGDFHLGQVLRTIDGWKLIDFEGEPAKSLIERRALDTPVKDIAGMLRSFDYAARSLLADHRGDQQIAYRAAEWATRNQQAFCDGYAEVAGTDPREQTVLLNSFLADKVIYEVLYEARNRPTWLQIPLSAAAQLAEQ
- a CDS encoding sunset domain-containing protein, which encodes MSWLLRHNWLWSLFAFVLGAAITWLLLDRRRPAAPPPQEHVEEEPVLVGAAATQAGPVRQAPLATRPAPVSRAAPTSRAAPATQAAPVAKAGPVVETAKPVEETTAPAEPAEPVFSRVMDSEPTLFDVDTVTAPIAPGRYGEGSADAVPHQGPPDGFTIKGNAQSMLFHTPDSPYYGRTKPEVWFRTEADAERAGFAKYTRRPRKSADPRD